A stretch of the Corylus avellana chromosome ca6, CavTom2PMs-1.0 genome encodes the following:
- the LOC132184672 gene encoding uncharacterized protein LOC132184672 isoform X1 has protein sequence MVQLMRSANIRQEPETTSSSSSSSCRDKLPVKLEIEDSLEEEHGSLNKRSRPSQAFQEQWSSGNNAFPIPPSQYNPLDEPSPLGLRLRKSPSLLELIQMKLSQGSASSTGDEQSEDFSGVAKKEIKGTALSGPADKLKASNFPASLLRIGSWEYKSRYEGDLVAKCYFAKHKLVWEVLEGGLKSKIEIQWSDIMALKAHCPENGPSSFNVVLARQPLFFRETNPQPRKHTLWQAAADFTDGQASIQRQHFLQCPQGLLTKHFEKLIQCDMRLNFLSQQPEIVLDSPYFEQRSSVFEDTEESKDHSFDQVDSRRASVSGFQDVASPTATQSSSLKIEQKQDSAGLLSENRLREAPSPSSVMDTRAIEGNSEAVDSAGSRNWNQIKLGGLHPSMSMSDLVNHIGLCISEQMTSGNLPAADEEGSGYPGILEDIAQYLLNDNQFAAASDEKSLMSRVNSLCCLLQKDNTTVQSSPDNGESCAEGPDGGTGVQVKHNSEQIHDNKYRADLKVSDQDTRDVSGSKQVSAMSRKDSFGDLLLHLPRIASLPKFLFNISEEDGESPSR, from the exons ATGGTGCAGTTGATGAGATCCGCGAATATCAGGCAGGAGCCTGAAACGACGtcatcgtcgtcgtcgtcgtcatGCCGTGACAAGCTTCCGGTGAAGTTGGAGATCGAGGACTCGCTGGAGGAAGAGCACGGGTCGCTCAATAAGCGCTCGAGGCCTTCTCAGGCGTTTCAAGAG CAATGGAGTTCCGGAAATAATGCGTTCCCTATCCCTCCTTCACAATACAACCCGCTTGACGAGCCTAGCCCTTTGGGTTTACGTCTGAGGAAGAGCCCATCGCTGTTAGAACTAATTCAAATGAAGCTTTCTCAAGGGAGTGCTTCTAGTACAGGAGATGAGCAGAGTGAAGACTTTAGCGGAGTAGCTAAAAAGGAAATTAAGGGCACTGCTCTATCAGGTCCTGCTGACAAGCTAAAGGCTTCAAATTTTCCAGCTTCACTTCTGAGGATTGGGAGTTGGGAG TATAAATCAAGATACGAAGGTGATTTAGTGGCAAAGTGTTACTTTGCCAAGCATAAGCTTGTTTGGGAAGTTCTTGAAGGTGGTCTAAAGAGTAAAATAGAAATCCAGTGGTCAGATATTATGGCTCTGAAGGCACATTGTCCTGAAAATGGACCTAGTTCATTTAATGTCGTG CTGGCTAGACAGCCCCTTTTCTTCAGGGAGACCAACCCTCAGCCTAGAAAGCATACCTTATGGCAGGCAGCGGCAGATTTTACGGATGGGCAGGCTAGCATACAAAG GCAACATTTTCTGCAATGCCCACAAGGGTTGTTAACCAAGCATTTTGAAAAGCTTATCCAGTGTGATATGCGCCTCAACTTCTTAAGCCAACAGCCAGAGATAGTTTTGGATTCACCATACTTTGAACAGCGGTCTTCTGTATTTGAAGACACTGAAGAATCTAAAGACCATAGTTTTGATCAAGTGGATAGTCGTAGGGCATCTGTGTCTGGTTTCCAGGATGTAGCTTCACCAACTGCCACACAGTCATCTTCATTGAAGATTGAGCAAAAACAGGATTCTGCTGGTTTGCTGTCGGAAAATCGTTTACGAGAGGCTCCTTCCCCCAGTTCAG TGATGGACACTCGTGCAATTGAAGGTAATTCTGAAGCTGTTGATTCTGCGGGTTCAAGAAACTGGAACCAGATAAAATTGGGTGGGCTCCATCCATCCATGTCAATGAGTGATCTAGTGAACCATATTGGACTTTGTATTTCAGAACAGATGACTTCCGGTAATCTGCCCGCCGCCGATGAAGAAGGTTCAGGATACCCAGGCATACTTGAGGACATTGCTCAGTACCTGCTCAATGACAATCAATTTGCCGCTGCTTCTGATGAGAAATCCCTCATGTCAAGGGTCAATTCTCTCTGCTGCCTTTTGCAGAAGGACAATACCACAGTTCAGAGTTCACCGGATAACGGGGAAAGTTGTGCGGAGGGACCTGACGGTGGAACGGGCGTTCAAGTTAAGCACAACTCGGAACAAATACATGATAATAAATATAGAGCTGACTTGAAAGTTTCTGACCAGGATACAAGGGATGTATCTGGGAGCAAGCAGGTATCAGCTATGTCAAGGAAAGACTCATTTGGGGACCTCCTGCTTCATCTCCCTCGAATTGCATCCCTCCCAAAGTTCTTGTTTAATATTTCAGAAGAAGATGGTGAGAGTCCATCTAGATAG
- the LOC132185853 gene encoding large ribosomal subunit protein bL35c, protein MAFATLTVSFHLKISSPLRPPQSTRASHGLSVQLAPCNKWSSLRLGSSHSFSGFFGSVLSQKLSTITPLPLRLRSLTIVSAKGYKMKTHKASAKRFRVTGRGKIVRRRAGKQHLLYKKNNKRKLRLSKLHPVHRSDYDNVIGCLPYLKVNRNAK, encoded by the exons ATGGCTTTTGCAACCTTAACGGTGTCGTTTCATCTCAAAATTTCTTCCCCATTGCGCCCTCCTCAGTCGACTCGGGCCTCCCACGGCCTCTCGGTCCAACTCGCTCCGTGCAACAAGTGGAGCTCGCTGAGACTCGGTTCCTCGCACAGCTTTTCTGGGTTCTTCGGCTCGGTTCTTTCTCAGAAGCTCTCCACAATCACTCCCCTCCCTCTCAGGCTTCGCTCTCTCACTATCGTCTCCGCCAAAGGCTACAAAATGAAGACCCACAAG gCTTCCGCGAAGCGATTTAGGGTGACGGGTAGAGGAAAAATTGTTCGGAGGAGAGCTGGAAAGCAACATTTGCTGTACAAGAAGAACAACAAGAGGAAATTACGACTCTCCAAACTG CACCCTGTCCACCGGAGTGACTATGACAATGTGATTGGTTGCTTGCCATATCTGAAAGTAAATAGAAATGCAAAGTAG
- the LOC132184672 gene encoding uncharacterized protein LOC132184672 isoform X2 has protein sequence MVQLMRSANIRQEPETTSSSSSSSCRDKLPVKLEIEDSLEEEHGSLNKRSRPSQAFQEQWSSGNNAFPIPPSQYNPLDEPSPLGLRLRKSPSLLELIQMKLSQGSASSTGDEQSEDFSGVAKKEIKGTALSGPADKLKASNFPASLLRIGSWEYKSRYEGDLVAKCYFAKHKLVWEVLEGGLKSKIEIQWSDIMALKAHCPENGPSSFNVVLARQPLFFRETNPQPRKHTLWQAAADFTDGQASIQRQHFLQCPQGLLTKHFEKLIQCDMRLNFLSQQPEIVLDSPYFEQRSSVFEDTEESKDHSFDQVDSRRASVSGFQDVASPTATQSSSLKIEQKQDSAGLLSENRLREAPSPSSGNSEAVDSAGSRNWNQIKLGGLHPSMSMSDLVNHIGLCISEQMTSGNLPAADEEGSGYPGILEDIAQYLLNDNQFAAASDEKSLMSRVNSLCCLLQKDNTTVQSSPDNGESCAEGPDGGTGVQVKHNSEQIHDNKYRADLKVSDQDTRDVSGSKQVSAMSRKDSFGDLLLHLPRIASLPKFLFNISEEDGESPSR, from the exons ATGGTGCAGTTGATGAGATCCGCGAATATCAGGCAGGAGCCTGAAACGACGtcatcgtcgtcgtcgtcgtcatGCCGTGACAAGCTTCCGGTGAAGTTGGAGATCGAGGACTCGCTGGAGGAAGAGCACGGGTCGCTCAATAAGCGCTCGAGGCCTTCTCAGGCGTTTCAAGAG CAATGGAGTTCCGGAAATAATGCGTTCCCTATCCCTCCTTCACAATACAACCCGCTTGACGAGCCTAGCCCTTTGGGTTTACGTCTGAGGAAGAGCCCATCGCTGTTAGAACTAATTCAAATGAAGCTTTCTCAAGGGAGTGCTTCTAGTACAGGAGATGAGCAGAGTGAAGACTTTAGCGGAGTAGCTAAAAAGGAAATTAAGGGCACTGCTCTATCAGGTCCTGCTGACAAGCTAAAGGCTTCAAATTTTCCAGCTTCACTTCTGAGGATTGGGAGTTGGGAG TATAAATCAAGATACGAAGGTGATTTAGTGGCAAAGTGTTACTTTGCCAAGCATAAGCTTGTTTGGGAAGTTCTTGAAGGTGGTCTAAAGAGTAAAATAGAAATCCAGTGGTCAGATATTATGGCTCTGAAGGCACATTGTCCTGAAAATGGACCTAGTTCATTTAATGTCGTG CTGGCTAGACAGCCCCTTTTCTTCAGGGAGACCAACCCTCAGCCTAGAAAGCATACCTTATGGCAGGCAGCGGCAGATTTTACGGATGGGCAGGCTAGCATACAAAG GCAACATTTTCTGCAATGCCCACAAGGGTTGTTAACCAAGCATTTTGAAAAGCTTATCCAGTGTGATATGCGCCTCAACTTCTTAAGCCAACAGCCAGAGATAGTTTTGGATTCACCATACTTTGAACAGCGGTCTTCTGTATTTGAAGACACTGAAGAATCTAAAGACCATAGTTTTGATCAAGTGGATAGTCGTAGGGCATCTGTGTCTGGTTTCCAGGATGTAGCTTCACCAACTGCCACACAGTCATCTTCATTGAAGATTGAGCAAAAACAGGATTCTGCTGGTTTGCTGTCGGAAAATCGTTTACGAGAGGCTCCTTCCCCCAGTTCAG GTAATTCTGAAGCTGTTGATTCTGCGGGTTCAAGAAACTGGAACCAGATAAAATTGGGTGGGCTCCATCCATCCATGTCAATGAGTGATCTAGTGAACCATATTGGACTTTGTATTTCAGAACAGATGACTTCCGGTAATCTGCCCGCCGCCGATGAAGAAGGTTCAGGATACCCAGGCATACTTGAGGACATTGCTCAGTACCTGCTCAATGACAATCAATTTGCCGCTGCTTCTGATGAGAAATCCCTCATGTCAAGGGTCAATTCTCTCTGCTGCCTTTTGCAGAAGGACAATACCACAGTTCAGAGTTCACCGGATAACGGGGAAAGTTGTGCGGAGGGACCTGACGGTGGAACGGGCGTTCAAGTTAAGCACAACTCGGAACAAATACATGATAATAAATATAGAGCTGACTTGAAAGTTTCTGACCAGGATACAAGGGATGTATCTGGGAGCAAGCAGGTATCAGCTATGTCAAGGAAAGACTCATTTGGGGACCTCCTGCTTCATCTCCCTCGAATTGCATCCCTCCCAAAGTTCTTGTTTAATATTTCAGAAGAAGATGGTGAGAGTCCATCTAGATAG